From Deinococcus detaillensis, one genomic window encodes:
- a CDS encoding TerD family protein, giving the protein MPITLAKGGNLSLSKEDPNLTQAILGLGWDVRSTDGQDFDLDASAFLLTASDKVRADTDFIFYNQMRSTDGSVEHTGDNRTGEGEGDDEQIKIDLSKVPSDIQKVAFTVTIHDAEARRQSFGQVRNAFIRLINEKTNAEIVRFDLGEDFSTETAVIFAEVYRNNNEWKFRAVGQGFAGGLGALARNYGINL; this is encoded by the coding sequence ATGCCTATTACTCTCGCCAAAGGCGGCAACCTGTCCCTGAGCAAAGAAGATCCCAACTTAACCCAGGCCATTTTGGGCCTCGGCTGGGACGTGCGCTCAACAGACGGCCAAGACTTCGATCTCGATGCCAGCGCCTTTTTGCTGACCGCTTCCGACAAAGTGCGTGCCGACACCGACTTTATTTTTTACAACCAGATGCGCAGCACCGACGGTTCGGTAGAGCACACCGGCGACAACCGCACTGGCGAAGGCGAAGGCGACGACGAGCAGATCAAGATCGACCTCTCCAAAGTGCCCAGCGATATTCAGAAAGTAGCGTTTACCGTGACCATTCACGACGCCGAGGCCCGCCGCCAGAGCTTCGGACAGGTTCGCAACGCGTTTATCCGGCTCATCAACGAAAAAACCAACGCCGAAATCGTGCGCTTTGATTTGGGCGAGGACTTTTCCACCGAAACCGCCGTGATTTTTGCCGAAGTTTACCGTAACAACAACGAATGGAAGTTCCGCGCCGTGGGCCAGGGCTTCGCGGGCGGCCTCGGCGCACTGGCCCGCAATTACGGGATCAACCTCTAA
- a CDS encoding DUF475 domain-containing protein encodes MNNTIRKEFGFAGIITVVAVALAMWYGFRTGGWERALNDMLIVLVLGVMEISLSFDNAVINASVLKNMSAKWQQRFLVWGILIAVVGMRLIFPLAIVAISSGLGFFEVGNLALNSPEKYALELEKSTVTISAFGGVFLLMVALNYFIDTEKDEHWLMPESRLAGLARVEAVQVIIAMVALMGLIFTVVPVEQRLAAMSAGLVGLLIYLAVNALGGLFDVDNMAAKAGAAGFASFMYLEVLDASFSLDGVIGAFAITKEIVIISAGLAIGAVFVRSITLFLVHQGTLAQYRFLEHGAHYGILALSLIMLYSMSGAHVPEVVTGLIGVAFIVASILASLAANRREKSPG; translated from the coding sequence ATGAACAACACCATCCGCAAAGAATTTGGTTTTGCCGGCATCATCACGGTTGTGGCGGTGGCTTTGGCCATGTGGTACGGCTTTCGTACCGGCGGCTGGGAGCGTGCCCTCAACGATATGTTGATCGTGCTGGTGCTGGGCGTCATGGAAATTTCGCTGAGCTTCGACAACGCCGTGATCAACGCCTCCGTCCTCAAGAACATGTCGGCCAAATGGCAACAGAGATTTTTGGTGTGGGGCATTTTGATCGCGGTGGTGGGAATGCGGCTGATTTTCCCGCTGGCCATCGTGGCGATCAGCTCGGGCCTCGGCTTTTTTGAAGTGGGCAACTTGGCCCTCAACAGCCCGGAGAAGTACGCCCTCGAACTCGAGAAGTCCACCGTGACCATCAGCGCTTTTGGCGGGGTCTTTCTTTTGATGGTGGCGCTCAATTACTTTATCGACACTGAAAAAGACGAACACTGGCTGATGCCCGAAAGCCGCCTGGCAGGGCTGGCCCGCGTCGAAGCGGTGCAAGTCATTATTGCCATGGTGGCGCTGATGGGTCTGATCTTTACGGTGGTGCCGGTCGAGCAGCGCTTGGCGGCCATGTCGGCGGGTCTGGTGGGCTTGCTGATCTACTTGGCGGTCAATGCCCTCGGCGGCCTGTTTGACGTAGACAATATGGCGGCCAAAGCGGGCGCGGCGGGATTTGCCTCGTTCATGTACTTGGAAGTGCTGGACGCCAGCTTCTCGCTCGACGGCGTGATCGGAGCCTTTGCCATCACCAAAGAAATCGTGATCATTTCGGCGGGCTTGGCGATTGGCGCGGTGTTCGTGCGTTCGATCACCCTGTTTTTGGTCCACCAAGGCACGCTGGCGCAGTACCGCTTCCTCGAGCACGGCGCTCACTACGGCATTCTGGCACTGTCGCTGATCATGTTGTATTCCATGAGCGGCGCTCACGTGCCGGAAGTGGTGACCGGGCTGATCGGCGTGGCGTTTATCGTGGCGTCTATTTTGGCGAGTTTGGCTGCCAACCGGCGCGAAAAGAGCCCGGGCTAA
- a CDS encoding RBBP9/YdeN family alpha/beta hydrolase produces the protein MTPRLLFLPGLGGGSPQHWYSLWQAKFGGVRVEQADWNAPTPESWAARLNEAVEAATGEVVLVGHSAGALMITHYARLYAVPERVRGAILVAPADPEQEGMLEAVRAMAPVPMRPLPFPVLVIASENDPYLTFERAEAFAEAWEAELVTVGEAGHINPASGHGEWEDGEILLSEALHAWTPPDIVRF, from the coding sequence ATGACCCCTCGACTCCTCTTCTTGCCCGGACTGGGCGGCGGCTCTCCTCAGCACTGGTACAGCCTCTGGCAAGCCAAATTCGGCGGCGTGCGGGTCGAGCAAGCCGACTGGAACGCGCCGACCCCTGAAAGCTGGGCGGCCCGCTTAAACGAAGCGGTGGAGGCCGCTACCGGCGAGGTGGTGCTGGTGGGCCACTCTGCCGGAGCGCTGATGATTACCCACTACGCCCGCCTCTACGCCGTACCAGAGCGGGTGCGCGGCGCGATTTTGGTTGCGCCCGCCGACCCCGAGCAAGAAGGGATGCTGGAAGCCGTGAGGGCGATGGCCCCCGTACCCATGCGGCCGCTGCCTTTTCCGGTGCTGGTAATTGCCAGCGAGAACGACCCCTATCTGACGTTTGAGCGGGCCGAGGCTTTTGCCGAGGCGTGGGAAGCTGAGCTGGTCACGGTGGGTGAAGCGGGCCACATCAACCCGGCGAGTGGGCACGGCGAGTGGGAAGACGGCGAAATTTTGCTCAGTGAAGCGCTGCACGCTTGGACACCGCCGGACATCGTGCGCTTCTGA
- a CDS encoding lysophospholipid acyltransferase family protein — MTASLPGPQTPEPERPEAQTQEIQPPVTAPKPPKPAEELHAPAVNPLVYQFVVLGMNLPRVLRGQYIHTLGREHIPPPGSKLIVAGAHVSSLDPFLIAKVMPGHYVQFMSKKELFGPVMGDIIRAGGSFPVDRSITDLVAIRTALRILKADGTLGLFPEGTRGGGNGQMQGGVGLLALRGKAPVLPVGLRQEGKRWLVRFGPLIEPKGSIKDLTAQIGAEISRLSGPI; from the coding sequence ATGACCGCATCCCTCCCCGGCCCCCAAACCCCTGAACCTGAGCGGCCTGAAGCCCAAACACAAGAAATCCAGCCGCCTGTCACCGCGCCAAAACCGCCGAAGCCCGCCGAGGAGTTGCACGCCCCGGCCGTCAATCCGCTGGTGTATCAGTTCGTGGTCTTGGGCATGAATTTGCCCCGCGTGCTGCGCGGCCAGTACATTCATACGCTGGGCCGCGAACATATTCCGCCACCCGGCAGCAAATTGATCGTGGCCGGAGCGCACGTTTCATCGCTTGATCCTTTCCTGATCGCCAAAGTGATGCCAGGGCACTATGTCCAGTTCATGTCCAAAAAAGAGCTGTTCGGGCCGGTGATGGGCGACATTATCCGGGCGGGCGGGAGCTTTCCGGTGGACCGCTCCATCACCGATCTGGTGGCCATTCGCACCGCCCTGAGAATCCTCAAAGCAGACGGCACACTGGGCCTGTTTCCCGAAGGCACACGCGGCGGCGGCAACGGCCAGATGCAGGGCGGGGTGGGCTTGCTGGCCCTACGCGGCAAAGCCCCGGTGTTGCCGGTAGGCCTGCGGCAAGAAGGCAAGCGCTGGTTGGTGCGCTTCGGCCCACTGATCGAGCCAAAAGGCAGCATCAAAGACCTGACCGCTCAGATCGGCGCAGAGATTAGCCGGCTGAGCGGGCCGATTTAA